A genome region from Candidatus Kryptobacter tengchongensis includes the following:
- a CDS encoding nicotinate-nucleotide pyrophosphorylase [carboxylating] produces MKNFSVEEQITEIVKRALIEDIGYGDITTISVIGDDFIEASAEFLVKDAGVIAGMDVVWIVFKTINPNLSFVPNVMDGDFVKNGDIIAFVSGDAKSILTSERVALNFLQRMSGIATLTRKFVEAVKGTKAKITDTRKTAPGLRLIDKLAVEIGGGVNHRFGLYDMILIKDNHIAIAGGVERAIERCLKYVKEKNIDVKIEVEAQNLEDVKKILKYEEIDRILLDNFSIDDLRRAVDLINGKLEIEASGGITLENVRQIAEAGVDYISIGMLTHSPKALDISLEIKI; encoded by the coding sequence ATGAAAAATTTTTCCGTTGAAGAGCAAATAACTGAAATCGTGAAAAGAGCTCTTATTGAAGATATCGGATATGGTGATATAACAACGATTTCTGTAATAGGTGATGATTTTATTGAGGCAAGTGCTGAATTTCTTGTTAAGGATGCAGGTGTAATTGCTGGGATGGATGTTGTATGGATTGTGTTTAAGACCATTAATCCGAATTTAAGTTTTGTTCCGAATGTTATGGATGGGGACTTTGTAAAAAATGGGGATATTATAGCATTTGTGAGTGGGGATGCGAAAAGTATTTTAACATCGGAGAGAGTTGCACTTAATTTTTTGCAGAGGATGAGCGGGATTGCGACTTTGACGAGGAAGTTTGTTGAAGCTGTTAAGGGGACAAAGGCTAAGATAACAGATACAAGAAAAACTGCTCCAGGACTTCGGTTGATTGATAAACTTGCTGTTGAAATCGGTGGTGGTGTGAATCACAGGTTTGGATTATATGATATGATTTTGATAAAGGATAATCATATAGCAATTGCGGGTGGAGTTGAAAGAGCGATAGAAAGATGTTTGAAATATGTCAAGGAGAAAAACATTGATGTAAAAATTGAAGTTGAAGCACAGAATCTTGAGGATGTGAAAAAAATTTTGAAATATGAGGAGATAGATAGGATTTTGCTTGATAATTTTAGCATTGATGACTTGAGGAGAGCGGTTGATTTAATAAATGGTAAACTTGAGATTGAAGCGTCTGGTGGGATTACGCTTGAAAATGTCCGTCAAATAGCTGAGGCTGGGGTTGATTATATATCAATTGGAATGCTAACTCATTCACCAAAGGCGCTTGATATTTCACTTGAAATAAAAATTTAA
- a CDS encoding acyl-CoA thioester hydrolase, with protein MIKHIFKVRVRYSDTDQMRFVYHAKFFEYFEWARTELLRDYGLPYSEIEKMGYLIPVLEAYAKFKKPAYYDDLLRIETYMKEIPNLKFRLEYEVYRDIDDELIAEGYTEHVFLDAKSYKPVKPPDVFMNFVLEQFKSCKNKKC; from the coding sequence ATGATAAAGCATATTTTTAAAGTCAGAGTTAGGTATTCGGATACTGACCAAATGAGATTTGTCTATCATGCGAAGTTTTTTGAGTATTTTGAGTGGGCGAGAACAGAGCTTTTAAGGGATTATGGTTTGCCATATAGTGAAATTGAAAAGATGGGTTATTTAATTCCTGTGCTTGAGGCGTATGCAAAGTTTAAAAAGCCAGCTTATTACGACGATTTGTTAAGAATTGAAACATATATGAAAGAAATTCCAAATTTGAAATTTCGGCTTGAATATGAGGTTTATCGTGATATTGATGATGAGCTAATCGCTGAAGGATATACAGAACATGTTTTCCTTGACGCGAAATCATATAAACCAGTTAAACCTCCAGATGTTTTTATGAACTTTGTGCTTGAACAATTCAAGTCGTGCAAAAACAAAAAATGTTAA
- a CDS encoding acetyl-CoA carboxylase carboxyltransferase subunit alpha: protein MPKFILDFEKPIIELEQKIEEMKKFANSGGVDLSDEIRKLENKVEELKKNIYSNLTRWQKVQIARHPDRPYPLDYIYLMMSDFVELHGDRCFGDDKAMIGGFAKLENRTVMVIGTQKGRDTKSNLYRNFGMPHPEGYRKALRLMKLAEKFNKPVITLIDTPGAYPGIGAEERGQAEAIARNLFEMSKLQVPIIVVIIGEGASGGALGIGVGDRVLMLEHAWYSVIAPESCSSILWRSWDYKEQAAEQLKLTAQDLIKLGVIDRIVPEPLGGAHRDHKESARILKEILIEELNELSKIKPKKLVEMRIEKYRKMGFWEE, encoded by the coding sequence ATGCCTAAATTTATCCTTGACTTTGAGAAGCCAATAATTGAGCTTGAGCAAAAAATTGAGGAAATGAAAAAATTTGCCAATAGCGGTGGGGTTGATTTAAGTGATGAGATAAGAAAACTTGAGAACAAAGTTGAGGAATTAAAGAAAAACATTTATTCAAACTTAACACGCTGGCAAAAGGTTCAAATCGCAAGACATCCAGATAGACCATATCCGCTTGATTATATTTATCTTATGATGAGTGATTTCGTTGAATTGCATGGTGACAGATGTTTTGGCGATGATAAGGCTATGATAGGTGGGTTTGCGAAGCTTGAGAATAGAACAGTTATGGTCATAGGGACACAGAAGGGGAGGGATACAAAGTCAAATCTTTATAGAAATTTTGGCATGCCACATCCTGAGGGATATAGGAAAGCTTTGAGGTTAATGAAGCTTGCGGAAAAATTTAATAAGCCAGTTATAACTTTAATTGATACCCCTGGAGCATATCCAGGAATAGGTGCAGAGGAAAGGGGACAAGCTGAAGCGATTGCGAGAAATTTGTTTGAAATGTCAAAGCTTCAAGTTCCGATAATTGTCGTTATAATAGGTGAAGGCGCAAGCGGTGGAGCACTTGGCATTGGTGTTGGTGATAGGGTTTTGATGCTTGAACATGCGTGGTATTCAGTCATTGCTCCGGAATCATGCTCAAGTATTCTATGGAGGAGCTGGGATTACAAAGAACAAGCAGCAGAACAGCTAAAACTTACAGCTCAGGATTTGATTAAACTTGGCGTGATTGATAGAATTGTTCCTGAACCACTTGGCGGAGCACATCGTGATCATAAGGAATCTGCAAGGATTTTGAAAGAAATTTTGATTGAGGAACTTAATGAACTTTCAAAAATCAAGCCCAAAAAACTTGTTGAAATGAGAATTGAAAAATATAGAAAAATGGGGTTCTGGGAAGAATGA
- a CDS encoding dolichol-phosphate mannosyltransferase, with product MRILVIIPTYNEADNIGNLIPRVLQQEEFIPSSGRIDVLVVDDNSPDGTAEVVKKLQKEYVGRVHLIERPGKLGLGTAYVEGFKFALKNGYDFVFEMDADLSHDPKEIPNILKGALDSYDIVIGSRYSHGVSVMNWPMSRVLLSYFANAYARKLTGVPVKDLTSGFKCISRRVLEKIDLNKIRSNGYAFQIELTVKAYYEGLKIAEHPIIFFERRSGISKMSKKIIFEAFFMVIRLAFLRISKFFKRKKGGS from the coding sequence ATGCGAATTCTTGTTATCATTCCAACTTATAATGAAGCAGATAATATAGGGAATTTGATTCCACGGGTTTTGCAACAAGAAGAATTTATCCCGTCATCTGGAAGAATTGATGTCCTTGTGGTTGATGACAACTCTCCCGATGGAACTGCTGAGGTGGTAAAGAAGTTGCAGAAGGAATATGTTGGGAGAGTTCATTTAATTGAAAGACCAGGAAAGCTTGGACTTGGAACAGCTTATGTTGAAGGTTTTAAATTTGCTCTGAAAAATGGATATGATTTTGTCTTTGAAATGGATGCCGATCTTTCTCACGATCCCAAAGAGATACCTAACATTTTGAAAGGTGCACTTGATAGTTATGATATTGTGATCGGCTCAAGATATTCACATGGGGTTTCGGTTATGAATTGGCCTATGAGCAGGGTTTTGTTAAGTTATTTTGCGAATGCTTACGCCAGGAAGCTGACCGGCGTCCCCGTTAAAGATTTGACGAGTGGATTTAAATGTATTTCAAGGAGGGTTCTTGAAAAAATTGACCTTAATAAGATAAGGTCAAATGGTTATGCTTTTCAAATAGAGTTGACCGTTAAAGCGTATTATGAGGGCTTGAAAATCGCAGAACACCCTATAATTTTCTTTGAGCGAAGATCTGGTATATCAAAGATGAGTAAGAAGATCATTTTTGAAGCTTTTTTTATGGTGATCAGGCTCGCCTTTTTGAGAATTTCAAAATTTTTCAAAAGGAAGAAAGGTGGAAGTTGA
- a CDS encoding Undecaprenyl-phosphate glucose phosphotransferase, with amino-acid sequence MSKKTDKLLVIFTDVLMLVIVWFSYYQIRVESGLFSYYVKPEFFVPMIAITLYWVILFWLFGLYQSWYAKSRLDEIITILKAITFGVAFLFFAIFIDDISTNSPANSRLLILIYWVLMIFFVSSGRLAIRTFQRKLLEKGIGARNTLIVGFNEKAKELLDLLMKYPALGHKVVGFVRTDKRKGGEYKGVKVLGTSDKINEIIRKFEVKEIIFALDSGEHDKLLELIGICDEEVNFKIVPDLYDAISGQARTNQIYGFPLIEIMPEIMKPWEKVAKRLIDIIVSLIVLILGLPIWLLVAILIKIDSKGPVIYKQERVGKDGKIFTLYKFRSMFENAEALTGPTWATKNDPRVTRVGRILRKLHLDEIPQFFNVLKGDMSLIGPRPERPVFVERLSKEIPLYKRRLKVKPGITGWAQVKYKYDESIEDVKKKLQYDLFYIENMSLRMDFKIIAYTILHIFSGKGQT; translated from the coding sequence ATGTCAAAGAAAACTGACAAATTATTGGTAATTTTTACTGATGTTTTAATGCTGGTTATAGTATGGTTTAGTTATTATCAAATTCGTGTTGAGAGCGGGTTATTCTCTTACTATGTTAAGCCTGAGTTTTTTGTTCCAATGATTGCGATTACACTTTATTGGGTTATCTTGTTTTGGTTGTTTGGGTTATATCAATCTTGGTATGCAAAATCAAGATTGGATGAAATAATTACGATTTTAAAAGCTATAACTTTCGGCGTTGCGTTTCTTTTCTTTGCAATTTTCATTGATGATATTTCAACAAATTCGCCAGCAAATTCAAGATTGTTGATTTTGATTTATTGGGTTTTAATGATCTTCTTTGTATCCTCTGGGCGACTTGCGATAAGGACATTTCAAAGAAAATTACTTGAAAAAGGGATCGGTGCGAGGAATACCTTGATCGTTGGGTTTAATGAAAAAGCAAAAGAATTATTGGATTTGTTAATGAAATATCCAGCACTTGGACATAAGGTAGTTGGCTTTGTAAGGACAGATAAAAGGAAAGGAGGGGAATATAAGGGTGTGAAAGTTTTGGGGACAAGCGATAAGATCAATGAAATTATAAGAAAATTTGAAGTTAAGGAGATTATTTTTGCGCTTGATTCGGGTGAACATGATAAGCTTCTTGAGTTGATCGGAATATGTGATGAGGAGGTTAATTTTAAAATCGTTCCCGACCTTTACGATGCTATAAGCGGACAGGCGAGGACAAATCAAATTTATGGGTTTCCTCTCATTGAGATAATGCCAGAGATAATGAAACCTTGGGAAAAAGTTGCTAAAAGATTAATTGATATTATTGTTTCGCTGATAGTTCTAATCTTGGGTTTGCCGATATGGCTTTTGGTGGCAATTTTGATAAAAATTGATTCAAAGGGACCGGTAATTTATAAACAAGAAAGGGTTGGAAAAGATGGTAAAATTTTCACACTATATAAATTTAGGTCAATGTTTGAGAATGCTGAGGCTTTGACTGGACCGACATGGGCAACTAAAAATGATCCGAGGGTTACAAGGGTTGGAAGAATTTTGAGGAAACTTCATCTTGATGAAATACCGCAGTTTTTTAATGTTTTGAAAGGAGATATGAGCTTAATTGGTCCAAGACCTGAGAGACCTGTTTTCGTTGAGAGACTTTCAAAGGAAATCCCACTTTATAAAAGAAGGTTAAAAGTTAAACCTGGCATAACAGGGTGGGCTCAAGTGAAATATAAATATGATGAATCAATTGAAGATGTTAAGAAAAAACTTCAATATGATCTCTTTTACATTGAAAACATGTCTCTTCGGATGGATTTTAAAATAATTGCCTATACGATTTTGCATATATTTTCTGGTAAAGGTCAAACCTAA